The Trypanosoma brucei brucei TREU927 chromosome 9, whole genome shotgun sequence genome includes a window with the following:
- a CDS encoding protein kinase A catalytic subunit isoform 2: MPVATSTEPQTYVFTKPDTSGWKLSDFEMGDTLGTGSFGRVRIAKLKSRGEYYAIKCLKKREILKMKQVQHLNQEKQILMELSHPFIVNMMCSFQDENRVYFVLEFVVGGEVFTHLRSAGRFPNDVAKFYHAELVLAFEYLHSKDIIYRDLKPENLLLDGKGHVKVTDFGFAKKVTDRTYTLCGTPEYLAPEVIQSKGHGKAVDWWTMGVLLYEFIAGHPPFFDETPIRTYEKILAGRFKFPNWFDSRARDLVKGLLQTDHTKRLGTLKDGVADVKNHPFFRGANWEKLYGRHYHAPIPVKVKSPGDTSNFESYPESGDKRLPPLAPSQQLEFRGF, translated from the coding sequence ATGCCTGTAGCCACGTCGACGGAACCGCAAACGTATGTGTTTACCAAACCTGACACATCGGGATGGAAGCTGAGTGACTTTGAAATGGGTGACACGCTAGGGACCGGCTCGTTTGGTCGCGTGCGCATTGCAAAACTGAAGAGCAGGGGGGAGTATTATGCAATAAAATGTCTAAAGAAGCGTGAGATACTAAAGATGAAGCAGGTACAACACCTGAACCAAGAGAAGCAAATTCTAATGGAGTTGTCACACCCCTTCATTGTGAACATGATGTGTTCCTTCCAGGATGAGAACCGCGTCTACTTTGTTCTAGAATTTGTGGTAGGTGGTGAGGTATTTACTCACCTTCGTTCCGCAGGCCGTTTCCCGAATGACGTAGCGAAGTTCTATCATGCGGAGCTTGTGTTGGCCTTTGAATATTTACACTCGAAGGACATTATCTACCGTGACTTGAAACCTGAGAATCTGCTACTTGATGGGAAGGGACACGTCAAGGTGACTGATTTTGGTTTTGCTAAGAAGGTGACGGATCGTACCTATACGTTATGTGGGACACCTGAGTATCTTGCACCTGAGGTAATTCAGAGCAAAGGACATGGGAAGGCTGTGGATTGGTGGACGATGGGTGTTTTGCTGTATGAATTCATAGCTGGccatcctcccttttttgatgAAACCCCAATTCGGACGTATGAAAAGATTCTTGCGGGCCGGTTCAAATTCCCCAATTGGTTTGACTCCCGTGCGCGGGATCTCGTAAAGGGTTTATTGCAAACGGATCACACGAAACGGTTGGGCACGCTGAAGGATGGCGTAGCTGATGTGAAGAATCACCCATTCTTCCGTGGTGCGAATTGGGAGAAACTCTATGGACGTCATTATCACGCTCCCATTCCTGTAAAAGTGAAGAGCCCCGGCGACACAAGTAACTTTGAGTCGTATCCCGAGAGTGGGGATAAGCGGTTGCCCCCGTTAGCACCATCACAACAATTGGAGTTCCGTGGGTTTTAG
- a CDS encoding mitochondrial carrier protein, putative (some sequence similarity to mitochondrial carrier protein): MDVICSALAGVMARAVCHPLDTAKTVTFTGFFGDSSSSLHVNSKGSLRHVASSIWRREGPGAFYRGAGVAIVGSAPGTALYLTTYTWSRDFLQGYVSASHSSSFLSTIPSSFIHLICGLFAESVSCIFWVPIDVTKERLQAQSSFVEGRYKGNWDAIRTVARYEGVRGLYKGYWSTLASFGPYSAVYFGCYEVFENVLNEHMSLGTFSSSLCAGGMGNIVACVVTNPLELVKTRLQVQRAVLSVNGKPTAVYGFPFRYKGLLDGLCAIVKSEGVCALWKGLPIRVTFAAPNAALTMGFYSYLKGNMA; this comes from the coding sequence ATGGATGTAATATGCTCCGCTCTTGCTGGCGTGATGGCCCGAGCGGTTTGTCATCCTCTCGATACGGCTAAAACTGTGACCTTCACGGGTTTCTTTGGAGATAGCAGCAGTTCCCTTCATGTAAATTCGAAGGGATCACTGCGGCATGTCGCGAGTTCTATTTGGAGGCGTGAAGGGCCAGGTGCCTTCTACCGTGGTGCGGGCGTAGCGATTGTTGGCTCTGCACCGGGAACTGCACTGTATCTAACAACATACACGTGGTCTCGAGATTTCCTTCAGGGATATGTGAGTGCAAGccattcctcttcctttcttagCACCATACCTTCTTCATTTATTCATCTTATTTGTGGACTCTTTGCCGAGTCGGTCAGTTGTATCTTTTGGGTTCCTATTGACGTAACGAAGGAACGGCTGCAGGCGCAGTCGTCGTTTGTAGAAGGGCGATACAAAGGCAACTGGGACGCCATCCGCACTGTCGCTCGCTACGAAGGTGTGCGAGGTTTATATAAGGGTTATTGGTCAACATTGGCATCCTTCGGACCCTACTCGGCAGTATACTTTGGTTGCTACGAAGTTTTTGAGAATGTTCTCAACGAGCACATGTCATTAGgaacattttcttcttcactctgTGCAGGAGGTATGGGGAATATTGTCGCCTGCGTCGTAACAAACCCTCTGGAATTAGTGAAGACACGCTTGCAGGTACAGCGGGCAGTTCTCTCCGTCAATGGAAAGCCAACTGCCGTTTACGGATTTCCTTTCCGTTACAAGGGGTTATTAGATGGATTGTGTGCTATTGTTAAGAGCGAGGGTGTATGTGCGCTGTGGAAGGGCTTACCGATCAGAGTGACATTTGCTGCGCCCAACGCTGCTTTAACAATGGGGTTCTACAGCTATCTTAAAGGTAATATGGCGTAA